Proteins encoded in a region of the Clostridium beijerinckii genome:
- a CDS encoding sigma-70 family RNA polymerase sigma factor — protein MDFNYIEVLVIKCKNNDEEAKEKLAEEFRTLIYNISKRTFIDGYNAHDIMQECYQSLFKSVYMYNLEKHRFVAYATNAIKNNMSDLIKRIKTRRSTEGSDALSLHDNFESNLPSEEISTEVSLCEMCDYEDLKLALKNLNEDELELIDYVFYKNYTVKEYAYFKNMCYSTAILKKNTILKKILNNISHYYESIKA, from the coding sequence ATGGATTTTAATTATATTGAAGTTTTAGTTATCAAGTGTAAAAATAATGATGAAGAAGCAAAAGAAAAATTAGCTGAAGAATTCAGGACTTTAATTTATAATATTTCTAAAAGAACTTTCATTGATGGATATAACGCACATGATATTATGCAGGAATGTTACCAATCACTTTTTAAGTCTGTTTACATGTACAATTTAGAAAAGCATAGATTCGTTGCCTATGCTACTAATGCCATTAAAAATAATATGAGTGATTTAATCAAAAGAATTAAAACTAGAAGATCTACTGAAGGTAGTGATGCATTAAGTTTACATGATAATTTTGAAAGTAATCTTCCTTCAGAAGAAATCTCCACTGAAGTATCATTATGTGAAATGTGTGATTATGAAGATTTAAAATTAGCCCTTAAGAATTTAAATGAAGATGAGCTTGAACTCATAGATTATGTATTCTATAAAAATTATACTGTAAAAGAATATGCTTATTTTAAAAATATGTGCTACTCTACTGCTATCCTAAAAAAGAACACTATTCTAAAGAAAATATTAAACAATATATCGCATTATTATGAAAGCATCAAAGCGTAA
- a CDS encoding IS3 family transposase, producing MTQRDNNELNISWLCKMARVSRSGYYNWLHSFGQRCNKEEQDRADFTLILEAYKYRGYDKGRRGIYMRLLHMGVRMNQKKISRLMKKYNLFCPIRKANPYRRMAKALKTDAISDNLVKREFVEHGAGKILLTDITYLFYNHGCKAYLSVIKDAYTKQVLSYVVSESLEVDFVLETINNLIDKHGDSLQMDAILHSDQGCHYTSISFRQLLKDKELRQSMSRRGNCWDNAPQESFFGHMKDEIHLDRCSTYDELCNEIDNYMDYYNNERYQWKLAKLAPNQYAEYIITGKHPLNDEQTGLP from the coding sequence ATGACTCAGCGTGATAATAATGAATTAAATATAAGTTGGCTATGTAAAATGGCTCGCGTGTCGCGAAGCGGATACTATAACTGGCTTCATTCATTTGGGCAACGATGTAATAAGGAAGAACAGGATAGAGCTGATTTTACACTAATATTAGAAGCCTATAAGTATCGTGGATATGATAAGGGTAGACGTGGAATATATATGCGGCTGCTACATATGGGCGTGCGAATGAATCAGAAAAAGATTAGCCGTCTAATGAAGAAATACAATCTCTTTTGTCCAATTAGGAAGGCCAATCCGTACCGTAGAATGGCGAAAGCTCTTAAGACAGATGCCATATCTGATAACCTTGTAAAACGTGAATTTGTAGAACATGGTGCAGGGAAAATACTTCTTACAGATATCACATATTTATTTTATAACCATGGCTGTAAAGCTTATCTTTCTGTCATTAAAGATGCGTATACAAAACAGGTTCTGTCATATGTAGTAAGCGAGTCTCTTGAAGTTGATTTTGTGTTAGAAACTATTAATAACTTAATTGATAAACATGGAGACAGCCTTCAAATGGATGCTATTCTTCATTCAGATCAAGGCTGTCATTATACCAGCATTTCTTTCCGTCAGTTGCTGAAAGACAAAGAGCTGAGGCAGTCTATGTCACGAAGGGGAAATTGCTGGGATAACGCACCGCAGGAATCTTTCTTTGGGCATATGAAAGATGAAATACATCTAGACAGATGCAGTACTTACGATGAACTTTGCAATGAAATTGATAATTATATGGACTATTATAATAATGAACGTTATCAGTGGAAACTAGCGAAGCTGGCACCAAATCAATATGCAGAATATATAATAACTGGAAAGCATCCGCTCAACGATGAACAGACAGGTCTTCCATGA
- a CDS encoding MBL fold metallo-hydrolase has product MNRLNKPIITKETIKAMEDMSFFTHAMIFDDLLIVAQKETNCFVLKTSDGLIVIDAIWPAKEAFDAIVSAIKDVGWDPDTIKKLVLTHGHVDHTGCGKWFVEKYHAYTYLSKIDDIFWEEHPTKPDRPETWKDYKIDVYVQDGDTIILGDKTIYVYGTPGHTPGGLSYIFPVKDDGKIHMAALWGATTPPWTKNEVKQYLKSLDYFISEAISKKVDVALSNHTAIDNGLERIIYSKARMDYMPNIYIIGQDGFQNYCQVFRTLSYDLLERL; this is encoded by the coding sequence ATGAATAGATTAAATAAGCCAATTATTACGAAAGAAACAATCAAAGCAATGGAGGACATGTCATTTTTTACCCATGCTATGATTTTTGACGATTTACTAATTGTTGCACAAAAAGAAACGAATTGCTTTGTATTAAAGACAAGTGATGGGCTAATAGTAATAGATGCTATTTGGCCAGCAAAGGAAGCTTTTGATGCAATAGTATCTGCTATTAAAGATGTAGGTTGGGATCCTGATACTATAAAAAAGCTGGTTTTAACTCATGGACATGTTGATCATACAGGCTGTGGAAAATGGTTTGTTGAGAAATACCATGCTTACACATATCTTTCTAAAATAGATGATATTTTTTGGGAGGAACATCCGACTAAGCCTGATAGACCAGAAACGTGGAAAGATTATAAAATTGATGTTTATGTTCAAGATGGTGATACCATAATATTGGGTGATAAAACAATATATGTTTATGGTACTCCTGGTCATACTCCAGGAGGATTAAGCTATATATTCCCTGTAAAAGATGATGGTAAAATCCACATGGCAGCATTATGGGGGGCTACAACTCCACCATGGACAAAAAATGAAGTAAAACAATATCTTAAGTCCTTAGATTATTTTATTAGTGAAGCAATTAGTAAAAAAGTAGATGTGGCTCTAAGTAATCATACAGCTATAGATAATGGCTTGGAGCGTATTATATATTCAAAAGCAAGAATGGATTATATGCCTAATATTTATATTATTGGACAAGATGGATTTCAAAATTATTGTCAGGTGTTTAGGACATTGAGTTATGATCTGCTGGAAAGATTATAA
- a CDS encoding YvrJ family protein: protein MEVNQLMDLIVNNGFPVAVSAYLLIRLEKQIVSLASSINKLNTIISAKLGVAIDTESPTDDSHKVA, encoded by the coding sequence ATGGAAGTAAATCAATTAATGGATCTTATTGTTAATAATGGCTTTCCCGTGGCAGTGTCTGCATATTTGCTAATACGCTTAGAGAAGCAAATTGTTAGCTTAGCAAGTTCAATTAATAAGTTAAATACCATAATATCAGCTAAACTTGGTGTTGCTATTGATACAGAGAGTCCTACTGATGATTCTCATAAAGTGGCATGA
- a CDS encoding N-acetylmuramoyl-L-alanine amidase: protein MSNFIIAAGHTASGNVGCGVIDKLDESNCTREIGALVAQYLQEKGHGVNLLRIDKSNSYNCEDCYERANQANEIAKTKDIKLYVEIHINAGGGSGPEVLAFGKSEVANQYAAKVCNELSSTLNLPNRGVKTRNLIVLNETIMPAILVECLFADSDDANKYNPEVIARAIVKGLVRDDGSSNGEWKFGWNSNDVGWWYCTDIENKYYYTSYNGWKEIDGEWYIFDGKGYALQDTWYYDTNNKSWYYLDSDCKMLRGSKDKPLWKCIDSGCYAFDEQGKMYCDCVTPDNYRVGGSGAWVNL, encoded by the coding sequence ATGAGCAATTTTATAATAGCTGCAGGTCATACCGCTAGTGGTAATGTTGGATGTGGAGTTATTGATAAGTTAGATGAGAGCAATTGTACAAGAGAAATTGGAGCTTTAGTTGCACAGTATTTACAGGAGAAAGGCCACGGTGTTAACTTACTTAGGATTGATAAGAGCAATAGCTATAACTGTGAAGATTGTTATGAAAGAGCAAATCAAGCTAATGAAATAGCAAAGACAAAAGATATAAAACTTTATGTTGAGATTCATATTAATGCAGGAGGAGGTAGTGGCCCTGAAGTATTAGCATTTGGAAAATCAGAAGTAGCTAATCAATATGCTGCTAAAGTATGCAATGAATTATCAAGTACTCTGAACTTACCTAATAGAGGAGTAAAAACAAGAAACTTAATTGTTCTTAACGAAACTATTATGCCTGCAATTTTAGTTGAATGTTTATTTGCTGATAGTGATGATGCAAATAAATATAATCCGGAAGTAATTGCAAGAGCTATTGTTAAGGGATTAGTTAGAGACGATGGTTCTAGCAATGGAGAATGGAAATTTGGTTGGAATAGTAATGATGTTGGCTGGTGGTATTGCACGGATATAGAAAATAAATATTACTATACCTCATATAATGGTTGGAAAGAAATTGATGGTGAGTGGTATATATTTGATGGTAAAGGATATGCATTGCAAGATACCTGGTATTATGATACTAATAATAAGTCCTGGTACTACTTAGATTCTGATTGCAAAATGCTTAGGGGGAGTAAGGATAAGCCTTTGTGGAAGTGTATAGATAGTGGATGTTATGCTTTTGATGAACAAGGGAAGATGTATTGTGATTGTGTTACGCCTGATAATTATAGAGTTGGCGGGAGTGGAGCTTGGGTTAATTTATAA
- a CDS encoding type I restriction-modification system subunit M has product MITGEIKNKIDKIWLDIYAGGITQPLTVIEQLTYLMFIRSLDEKEMENESLELLGEEGITKIFPQTDEGQSMRWSKFKDKDSREIYDIVSSKVFPYIKAMNNNEESAFSRYMEDAMFLIPTPQVLQKIITGLDELYEHDIQNLDMQGDLYEYMLGKLATAGQNGQFRTPKHIRDLMVRLLEPTPDDKICDPACGTAGFLISSAEFIREKYETKMTTEQWEKFNGELFSGFDTDRTMLRLSAMNLMLHSISNPNINYADSVSKSNNIEDEYSIILANPPFTGTVDEEGIHDNLKSACNTKKTELLFLALFIRMLKVGGRCACIVPDGVMFGATKAHKALRKEIVDNQQLQAIISMPSGVFKPYAGVSTAILVFTKTNAGGTDKVWFYDMKSDGFSLDDKRNNLGDGGDISDIIERFHNLEKELDRKKIDQSFLVNKAEIEENDYDLSINRYKEIEYEKVEYDAPEEIMTRLDELALDISSKMEELRELMDNE; this is encoded by the coding sequence ATGATAACTGGAGAAATTAAAAATAAAATAGATAAAATATGGCTTGATATTTATGCTGGAGGTATTACACAGCCTCTTACAGTAATTGAACAATTAACATACCTTATGTTCATTCGTTCTCTTGATGAAAAAGAAATGGAAAATGAGAGTTTAGAATTATTAGGAGAAGAAGGGATTACTAAGATTTTTCCTCAAACTGATGAAGGTCAATCCATGCGATGGAGTAAATTTAAGGATAAGGATTCTAGAGAAATTTATGATATTGTAAGCTCAAAGGTATTTCCGTACATAAAAGCAATGAATAATAATGAAGAGTCAGCATTTTCAAGATATATGGAAGATGCTATGTTTCTAATACCAACACCTCAAGTTCTTCAAAAGATTATAACTGGATTAGATGAATTATATGAGCATGACATACAAAATCTTGATATGCAGGGTGATTTATATGAATACATGCTTGGAAAACTTGCAACAGCAGGTCAAAATGGACAGTTTAGAACACCAAAGCATATTAGAGATCTTATGGTTAGACTACTTGAACCAACACCTGATGATAAAATATGTGATCCTGCTTGTGGTACAGCTGGATTTTTAATATCATCAGCAGAATTTATTCGTGAGAAATATGAAACTAAAATGACTACAGAGCAGTGGGAAAAATTTAATGGAGAACTGTTTTCAGGCTTCGATACAGACAGAACTATGTTACGTTTATCAGCAATGAACTTAATGCTGCATTCTATATCTAATCCTAATATTAATTATGCAGATAGTGTATCCAAGAGTAATAATATAGAAGATGAATATAGTATTATTTTAGCTAATCCACCTTTTACTGGAACTGTTGATGAAGAAGGAATTCATGATAATTTAAAATCAGCATGTAACACTAAAAAAACAGAATTATTATTTTTAGCATTGTTTATTCGTATGCTTAAAGTTGGAGGAAGATGTGCTTGCATAGTTCCTGATGGGGTAATGTTTGGTGCAACAAAAGCTCATAAAGCGTTAAGAAAAGAAATAGTAGATAACCAGCAGTTACAAGCAATTATTTCTATGCCAAGTGGAGTGTTTAAGCCTTATGCAGGAGTTTCAACAGCAATATTAGTATTTACTAAAACAAATGCAGGAGGAACAGATAAGGTATGGTTCTATGATATGAAATCAGATGGATTCTCATTAGATGATAAGAGAAATAACCTTGGTGATGGTGGAGATATAAGTGACATTATAGAAAGATTTCATAACCTTGAAAAAGAATTGGATAGAAAGAAAATAGATCAAAGTTTCTTAGTGAATAAAGCTGAAATTGAAGAAAATGATTATGATCTATCTATCAATCGCTATAAGGAAATTGAGTATGAAAAAGTGGAGTATGATGCTCCAGAAGAAATAATGACTAGGTTAGACGAACTTGCTTTGGACATTAGCTCTAAGATGGAAGAGTTAAGGGAGTTGATGGATAATGAGTAA
- a CDS encoding DEAD/DEAH box helicase family protein has protein sequence MSTNFGFLESIEEYKLFASACIEAEKVLNYSPAMSVAGSRKALELAVRWVYSADNTMKMPYKNNLQSLVHEPTFRFAVNRETWSKIPYIINIGNLGIHTNKAVTKGDAILSLSFLFEFVQWIDYCYGSDYEERKFSETLLSESVGDLRLKDTNEMEKILEEKDSKINKLLEQISKISGQLTKNKDIHKEERNFTPEDISEYETRKKYIDVDLRLLGWKFKQGAYRDCVEREVPVKGMPSELGSGNGFVDYVLYGKDGTPLAIIEAKRTTKDANKGKHQAWLYANCIEEMTGHRPIIFNTNGFETYIWDDSVSPQRQVSGIFSKDDLQKLYNRRNLRKNLDKIEIDDKTTDRYYQKEAIRAVCNNIDEGHQKSLLVMATGTGKTRTASSLTDVLSRGGYVTNILFLADRKALVRQAKNDFKNYLPHMSLCNLVTNKDDKNARIVFSTYPTMLNSIDTVKNEDGNRLFTPAHFDLIIIDEAHRSIFKKYRAIFEYFDAYIVGLTATPKTEVHSNTYDFFEVAPGVPTYAYDYDTAVNKDKVLVPYHNIEVGTKFLGEGINYDELSEDDKDRYEEDFTDEDGEIPDKIPAPEINKFIFNQSTVDMVINDLMTNGIKEANGNRIGKTIIFAQNKKHADYIVERFDKLYPKLPAGFCQRVICDDDYAQDIIDRFKDHKKEPHIAVSVDMLDTGIDVPEIVNIIYFKKIYSKTKFWQMLGRGTRLRQDLFGQGEHKTEFYIFDYLGNFEFFRQNKNGIEPSVSQSPVASIFSKKVKLIFNLQDSAFCDDDYQNLRTTLIDDVVSQINNLSIERVDVKLRLRYVEKYKNRESFTSLSDSDRKSLIDNISNLVVTDETDDKAINFDNLMYGLMVSQIEGTKVFNRIKKDVIKKATNLLTTRTTIPQVKAKIPLLQRVIDDEFWNGSDILNFEKIRVELRDLMKFVDYGDGRKPVYTNLTDFETSRTECKEMDAAYEFEDYKLKVNRYIEENKNNIAIHKLHNNIPLTSTDYKSLENILTGELGTKEDYEKQFGNTPFGLLVRKVAKLDYEAATKAFSKFINEQALNQNQIVFVKSIIDYIAENGYLENVAALIRAPFDKPDKFVKLFDVEKQREIAEIVNGVKDNATKIVG, from the coding sequence ATGTCAACTAATTTTGGATTCCTTGAATCAATTGAAGAATATAAGCTTTTTGCATCAGCATGTATTGAAGCAGAAAAAGTTCTGAATTATTCTCCTGCTATGTCTGTCGCAGGTAGCAGAAAGGCATTAGAATTGGCTGTAAGATGGGTGTATTCAGCTGATAATACTATGAAGATGCCTTATAAAAATAATTTACAATCTCTAGTGCATGAACCAACTTTTCGATTTGCAGTTAATAGAGAAACTTGGAGTAAAATTCCTTACATAATTAATATAGGTAACCTTGGAATTCATACAAATAAGGCTGTTACAAAAGGAGATGCAATTTTATCTTTATCTTTTTTATTTGAATTTGTTCAGTGGATAGATTATTGTTATGGATCTGATTATGAAGAAAGAAAATTTAGTGAAACTTTATTAAGTGAATCAGTAGGCGATTTGAGATTAAAAGATACAAATGAAATGGAGAAGATATTAGAAGAGAAAGATTCTAAGATTAATAAACTTCTTGAACAGATTTCTAAAATTAGCGGACAATTAACTAAGAATAAAGATATACATAAGGAAGAACGTAATTTTACACCTGAAGATATTTCAGAATATGAAACACGAAAAAAATACATTGATGTAGATTTAAGATTATTAGGCTGGAAATTCAAACAAGGCGCGTATAGGGATTGTGTTGAGAGAGAAGTTCCTGTTAAGGGTATGCCTTCAGAGCTGGGATCTGGAAATGGATTTGTCGATTATGTCTTATATGGAAAAGATGGTACACCACTTGCAATAATTGAAGCTAAGCGGACAACAAAAGATGCAAATAAAGGAAAACATCAAGCCTGGCTTTATGCAAATTGTATTGAGGAAATGACAGGACATAGGCCAATTATATTTAATACTAATGGTTTTGAAACCTATATTTGGGATGATAGTGTTTCACCTCAAAGACAGGTTAGTGGAATATTTTCAAAGGACGATTTGCAAAAATTATACAATAGAAGAAATTTAAGAAAAAACTTAGATAAGATTGAAATAGATGATAAGACTACAGATCGGTATTATCAGAAAGAAGCTATACGTGCAGTTTGTAATAATATAGATGAGGGGCATCAAAAATCACTATTAGTAATGGCAACCGGTACAGGAAAAACAAGAACTGCTTCCAGTCTTACTGATGTATTGTCAAGAGGAGGATACGTTACTAATATATTATTTTTAGCTGATAGAAAAGCTTTAGTAAGACAAGCTAAAAATGATTTTAAAAATTATCTTCCACACATGTCTCTTTGCAATTTAGTAACAAACAAAGATGATAAAAATGCAAGAATTGTATTTTCAACTTATCCAACTATGTTAAATTCAATAGATACTGTGAAAAATGAAGATGGGAATAGATTATTTACCCCTGCTCATTTTGATTTGATCATAATCGATGAAGCTCACAGAAGCATATTTAAAAAATATAGAGCAATATTTGAGTATTTTGATGCTTATATTGTTGGATTAACAGCTACTCCTAAAACAGAAGTACATTCTAATACTTATGATTTCTTTGAAGTAGCTCCAGGAGTTCCGACATATGCTTATGATTATGATACAGCAGTTAACAAAGATAAAGTACTTGTTCCTTATCATAATATTGAGGTTGGAACTAAATTTTTAGGAGAAGGCATTAATTATGATGAACTATCAGAAGATGATAAAGATAGGTATGAAGAGGATTTTACTGATGAGGATGGAGAAATTCCTGATAAAATACCAGCACCTGAAATAAATAAATTTATTTTTAATCAAAGTACTGTAGATATGGTTATTAATGATTTAATGACCAATGGAATAAAAGAAGCAAATGGTAATCGTATTGGTAAAACAATAATATTTGCTCAAAATAAAAAACACGCAGATTATATAGTAGAGAGATTTGACAAATTATATCCAAAGTTACCAGCAGGATTTTGTCAAAGAGTTATATGTGATGATGACTATGCTCAAGATATAATTGATAGATTTAAAGATCACAAAAAAGAACCTCATATTGCAGTATCTGTAGATATGTTAGATACAGGCATTGATGTCCCTGAAATTGTTAATATTATATACTTTAAAAAAATTTATTCTAAAACTAAGTTTTGGCAAATGCTTGGTAGAGGAACTCGTTTAAGACAGGATTTGTTTGGGCAAGGAGAGCATAAAACAGAATTTTATATATTTGATTACTTAGGAAATTTTGAATTTTTTAGACAAAATAAAAATGGTATAGAGCCTAGTGTAAGCCAATCACCAGTAGCAAGTATATTTTCTAAGAAAGTAAAATTAATCTTTAATCTGCAAGATAGTGCTTTTTGTGATGATGATTATCAAAACTTAAGAACTACTTTAATAGATGATGTTGTAAGTCAGATAAATAATCTTAGTATAGAAAGAGTAGATGTAAAATTAAGACTGAGATATGTAGAAAAGTATAAGAATAGAGAATCTTTTACTTCTCTATCTGATAGTGATAGGAAAAGCTTAATAGATAATATTTCTAATTTAGTTGTTACAGATGAGACTGATGATAAGGCAATTAATTTTGATAATTTAATGTATGGCTTAATGGTTTCTCAAATAGAAGGAACAAAAGTCTTTAATAGAATAAAGAAGGATGTTATAAAGAAAGCTACGAATCTCTTAACCACAAGAACAACAATTCCACAAGTTAAAGCTAAAATACCATTATTGCAAAGAGTAATAGATGATGAATTTTGGAATGGCAGCGACATTCTTAATTTTGAAAAAATTAGAGTTGAACTAAGAGACTTGATGAAATTTGTAGATTATGGAGACGGAAGAAAGCCAGTCTATACAAATTTAACTGATTTTGAGACAAGCAGAACAGAATGCAAGGAAATGGATGCAGCTTATGAATTTGAAGATTATAAGCTTAAAGTAAATCGCTATATAGAAGAAAATAAAAATAATATTGCTATTCATAAATTGCATAATAATATTCCGTTGACTTCTACAGATTATAAGTCTTTAGAGAATATACTTACAGGTGAACTTGGTACTAAGGAAGATTATGAAAAACAATTTGGAAATACTCCATTTGGTTTACTAGTTAGAAAAGTTGCAAAATTAGACTATGAAGCTGCAACTAAAGCATTTTCTAAGTTTATTAATGAACAAGCTCTTAATCAAAATCAGATAGTATTTGTAAAAAGTATTATTGATTATATAGCTGAAAATGGATATCTAGAAAATGTAGCAGCTCTAATAAGAGCACCTTTTGATAAACCAGATAAATTTGTTAAATTATTTGATGTTGAAAAACAGAGAGAGATTGCTGAAATTGTTAATGGGGTTAAGGATAATGCTACTAAGATTGTTGGGTAA
- a CDS encoding restriction endonuclease subunit S, translating to MSKWEMVELGRICEITSSKRIFEKEYIEQGIPFYRTKEVVELSKGHKISTELFISEDRYKEINKKFGVPVKEDILITAVGTIGETWVIPNEDKFYFKDGNLIWIKKNERIDSNYLSYFLKYNIKYQKDSMTNGSAYKALTIVKLKKILIPLPTIEIQKHITETLDKVSEIIDLHKKRLEELDNLIKTTFYDMFGDPYINEKHWKVLKLGDTLSVLTDYHSNGSYKTLRDNVKLLDTPDYALMIRTTDLEKENFSDDVKYISKHAYEHLEKSKVFGGEIIINKIGSAGKVYLMPYLNRPVSLAMNQFLLRFDNVNEIYAYYYLTTEYSTKNINDKVRGAVTKTITKDAIRDIIFVLPPIELQNKFAQIVTKIEEQKNLEKQAISESENLFNSLMSKYFD from the coding sequence ATGAGTAAGTGGGAAATGGTTGAGTTAGGTAGGATATGTGAGATTACATCAAGCAAACGTATTTTTGAAAAAGAATATATAGAACAAGGAATTCCATTTTATAGAACAAAAGAAGTAGTAGAACTGTCAAAAGGTCATAAAATATCAACTGAATTATTTATTTCAGAAGATAGATATAAAGAAATAAATAAAAAATTCGGAGTTCCAGTTAAAGAAGATATATTGATAACTGCAGTTGGAACTATTGGGGAAACATGGGTAATACCTAATGAAGATAAGTTTTATTTTAAGGATGGAAATTTAATTTGGATAAAGAAAAACGAAAGAATTGATTCAAATTATTTATCTTATTTTCTAAAATATAATATAAAATATCAAAAAGATAGTATGACAAATGGTAGTGCATATAAAGCATTAACTATAGTAAAGCTAAAAAAAATATTAATTCCATTGCCAACTATAGAAATACAAAAACATATTACGGAAACATTGGATAAAGTATCGGAAATAATTGATTTACATAAGAAGCGCTTAGAAGAATTAGATAATTTAATTAAAACAACGTTCTATGATATGTTTGGTGATCCTTATATAAATGAAAAGCATTGGAAGGTTTTAAAGCTTGGAGATACATTATCAGTTTTGACTGATTATCATTCAAATGGGAGTTATAAAACTTTACGAGATAATGTTAAATTATTAGATACACCAGATTATGCATTGATGATACGCACTACAGATTTAGAAAAAGAAAATTTTTCAGATGACGTTAAATACATTTCCAAGCATGCATATGAGCATCTTGAAAAATCAAAGGTATTTGGTGGTGAAATTATAATCAATAAAATTGGTAGTGCAGGAAAGGTTTATTTGATGCCATATCTTAATAGGCCAGTATCATTGGCAATGAATCAATTTTTATTAAGATTTGATAATGTAAATGAAATTTACGCATATTACTATTTAACAACAGAATATAGTACTAAAAATATAAATGATAAAGTAAGAGGGGCTGTAACAAAAACAATAACTAAAGATGCTATTAGAGATATAATCTTTGTTTTACCACCAATAGAACTTCAAAACAAATTTGCACAAATAGTAACAAAGATAGAAGAACAAAAGAACCTAGAAAAACAAGCGATAAGTGAAAGTGAGAATTTATTTAACAGTTTAATGAGTAAGTATTTTGACTAG
- a CDS encoding HTH domain-containing protein: protein MGVNHFTEEQQEELRNNPYIEKVSNKSITYTTEFKELFAKEYRAGKIPSQILTECGINHKFLGKKRKDALVAMVKRCEFRSDGFEDIRKCNLGRPVAKDLTDAERIARLEHQIKYLKQENEFLKKIEFLDKQAEWKNKQNQRQKKNSNSSKK from the coding sequence ATGGGCGTCAATCATTTTACAGAAGAACAACAAGAAGAATTGCGAAATAATCCATATATCGAAAAAGTTAGTAATAAATCAATAACTTATACAACTGAATTTAAAGAACTGTTTGCAAAAGAATACCGTGCCGGAAAAATACCATCTCAAATATTGACTGAATGTGGAATTAATCATAAGTTCTTAGGTAAAAAACGTAAGGATGCTCTTGTTGCAATGGTGAAGAGATGTGAATTTCGCTCAGATGGCTTTGAAGATATAAGAAAATGTAACTTAGGTCGTCCAGTTGCAAAGGATTTAACTGATGCTGAACGAATTGCCAGACTCGAACATCAAATTAAATATTTAAAACAAGAAAATGAATTTTTAAAAAAAATCGAATTTCTAGACAAACAAGCCGAATGGAAGAACAAACAGAATCAACGCCAGAAGAAAAATTCAAACTCATCCAAGAAATGA